One Castanea sativa cultivar Marrone di Chiusa Pesio chromosome 4, ASM4071231v1 DNA window includes the following coding sequences:
- the LOC142630692 gene encoding cytochrome P450 71A9-like: MGLYYYIHVDMGASSFFLQSNYIFLAFLAPILLLLLLLLIKQRDKLVQSKKLPPGPSKLPLIGNLHQLRDLPHRSIQRLSDEHGPLMFLQLGSIPTLVISSADMAREIYKTHGLVFSGRPALYAAKKLSYNLSALTFAPYGEYWREVRKIVILELLSAKRVQSFQAVRDEEVALMLDSIARSSGPPVNLSELILVLTNNIVCRVTFGKKQDGGEDKSRSRFHEILHETQDLLGGFCIADFFPWMGWFNKFNGLETRLEKNFGELDEFIDKVIEEHPDPRRPEPEHEDLVDVLLGVQKDSNQSIALSNDQIKGVLTDLFIAGTDTSSATIVWIMAELIRNPSVMQRAQAEVREAIKGKERVKEGHLPKLTYLKSVVKDGLRLHPPAPLLVPKETLENCTIEGYNIPAKTRVFVNAKSIGTDPKYWKNQNEFQPERFLDSSVDFRGQHFQLLPFGAGRRGCPGMNFAILVIELAIANLLHRFDWELPPGIRRQDLDMQEAFGLTMHKKVPLCLIPNPVWLYKKKKNYGTKLEVTCLYYSNPAYM, translated from the exons ATGGGACTATATTATTACATTCATGTAGACATGGGTGCCTCCTCTTTCTTTTTACAAAGCAATTACATTTTCTTAGCATTTCTTGCACCCattttgttgttgctgttgttgttacTTATCAAACAAAGGGATAAGCTTGTTCAATCAAAGAAGCTCCCTCCTGGTCCTAGTAAGCTCCCTCTAATTGGCAACCTCCACCAGCTTCGCGACTTACCACATCGATCAATTCAACGCCTTTCTGATGAACATGGACCCCTGATGTTCTTGCAACTAGGCTCAATTCCTACTTTAGTAATCTCCTCAGCTGATATGGCAAGGGAGATTTACAAAACCCATGGTCTTGTTTTTTCAGGCAGGCCAGCACTATATGCTGCAAAGAAGCTTAGTTACAATCTCTCTGCTTTGACATTTGCTCCCTATGGTGAGTACTGGAGAGAGGTCAGGAAAATTGTAATCTTGGAGCTACTTAGTGCAAAAAGGGTCCAAAGTTTTCAGGCTGTGAGGGATGAAGAGGTTGCACTTATGCTTGATTCCATAGCTCGTTCTTCGGGTCCTCCGGTTAATCTCAGTGAATTGATACTTGTGCTAACAAATAACATCGTGTGTCGTGTGACTTTTGGTAAGAAGCAAGATGGTGGAGAAGATAAAAGCAGGAGCAGATTTCATGAGATTCTTCATGAAACACAAGACTTATTGGGAGGATTTTGCATAGCAGATTTTTTCCCATGGATGGGGTGGTTTAACAAATTTAATGGTCTTGAAACGAGGCTGGAAAAGAATTTTGGAGAATTGGACGAGTTCATAGATAAAGTGATAGAGGAGCATCCTGACCCTAGAAGGCCTGAACCTGAGCATGAAGATCTTGTTGATGTACTGCTTGGAGTTCAGAAGGATTCAAACCAGTCTATTGCTCTTAGTAATGACCAAATCAAGGGTGTTCTCACG GACCTTTTCATTGCAGGAACTGACACATCTTCAGCCACAATAGTATGGATAATGGCTGAGCTGATAAGGAATCCATCTGTGATGCAAAGAGCACAAGCTGAGGTGAGAGAAGCTatcaagggaaaggaaagggTGAAAGAAGGCCACCTTCCTAAACTCACATACCTAAAATCAGTTGTAAAGGACGGACTAAGGCTTCATCCACCAGCCCCATTACTAGTTCCAAAGGAAACTTTAGAGAATTGCACTATTGAAGGGTACAATATTCCTGCCAAAACAAGGGTTTTTGTCAATGCAAAGTCAATAGGAACAGACCCAAAGTATTGGAAGAATCAAAATGAGTTCCAACCTGAGAGATTTTTGGACAGCTCAGTCGATTTTAGAGGACAGCACTTCCAGTTGTTACCATTTGGAGCTGGTCGAAGAGGTTGTCCTGGAATGAACTTTGCAATCTTGGTAATAGAGCTTGCAATAGCAAATCTCTTGCATCGTTTTGATTGGGAATTGCCTCCTGGGATAAGAAGACAAGATTTGGATATGCAAGAAGCATTTGGCCTTACAATGCATAAAAAGGTTCCTCTTTGCCTAATACCTAACCCTGTGtggctttataaaaaaaaaaaaaattatggaacaaAATTAGAAGTCACCTGTCTTTACTATTCAAACCCAGCATACATGTGA
- the LOC142630195 gene encoding cytochrome P450 71A9-like: MLFYVCSSMGLYYYIRVDMGASSSLFQSHYIFFAFLAPILFLFLIKQRKKLVQSKKLPPGPSKLPLIGNLHQLRGLPHRSLQHLSDEHGPLMFLQLGSIPTLVISSADIAREVFKTYDLVFSGRPVLYAAKKLSYNLSAVSFAPYGEYWREVRKIVILELLSAKRVQSFQAVRDEEVALMLDSIAVSSGQVNLSELTLLLANNIVCHVAFGKKYDSGEDKSKSRFHGILNDTQDLLGGLCIADFFPWMGCWLSKFNGLETRLEKNFRELDEIYDKVIEEHLDLRRPEPEHEDLVDVLLRVQKDSNQAIALSSDHIKGVLTNMFIAGTDTSSTILVWIMAELIRNPSVMQKAQTEVREAVKRKGKVEENHLSKLMYLKSIVKEGLRLHPPAPLLVPRETTDGCTIEGYHIPAKTRVFVNAKSIGTDPKYWKNQNEFQPERFLDSSVDFRGQHFELLPFGAGRRGCPGMNFAILIIELALANLLHRFDWELPHGIRRQDLDMEEAIGLSMHKKVPLCLVANPVAL, translated from the exons ATGTTGTTCTATGTATGTAGTTCAATGGGACTATATTATTACATTCGTGTAGACATGGGTGCCTCCTCTTCCTTGTTCCAAAGCCATTacattttctttgcttttcttgcacccattttgtttttgtttctgatCAAACAAAGGAAGAAGCTTGTTCAATCAAAGAAGCTCCCTCCTGGTCCTAGTAAGTTGCCTCTAATTGGCAACCTCCACCAACTTCGTGGCCTACCACATCGATCACTTCAACACCTTTCTGATGAACATGGACCCCTCATGTTCTTGCAACTAGGCTCAATCCCCACTTTAGTAATCTCCTCAGCTGATATAGCAAGAGAGGTTTTCAAAACCTATGATCTTGTTTTTTCAGGCAGGCCTGTACTATATGCTGCAAAGAAGCTTAGTTACAATCTCTCTGCTGTGTCATTTGCTCCCTATGGTGAGTACTGGAGGGAGGTCAGAAAAATTGTCATCTTGGAGCTACTTAGTGCAAAGAGGGTCCAAAGTTTCCAGGCTGTGAGGGATGAAGAGGTTGCACTTATGCTTGATTCCATAGCTGTTTCGTCGGGTCAAGTTAATTTAAGTGAATTAACACTTTTGCTAGCAAATAACATTGTGTGTCATGTGGCTTTTGGTAAGAAGTATGATAGCGGAGAAGATAAAAGCAAGAGTAGATTTCATGGGATTCTTAATGATACACAGGACTTATTGGGAGGGCTTTGCATAGCAGACTTCTTTCCATGGATGGGATGCTGGCTCAGCAAGTTTAATGGCCTTGAAACTAGGCTGGAAAAGAATTTTAGAGAATTGGATGAGATATATGACAAAGTCATTGAGGAGCACCTTGATCTCAGAAGGCCTGAACCTGAGCATGAAGATCTTGTGGATGTATTGCTTCGAGTTCAGAAAGATTCAAACCAAGCTATTGCCCTCAGTAGTGACCATATCAAGGGTGTTCTCACG AACATGTTCATTGCAGGTACTGACACATCTTCTACCATCCTAGTTTGGATAATGGCTGAGCTAATAAGGAATCCATCTGTAATGCAAAAAGCACAAACTGAGGTGAGAGAAGCTGTTAAGAGAAAAGGAAAGGTTGAAGAAAACCACCTTTCTAAACTCATGTACCTAAAATCCATTGTAAAAGAAGGATTGAGACTCCATCCACCAGCCCCATTACTAGTTCCAAGGGAAACAACAGATGGTTGCACCATTGAAGGTTACCATATTCCAGCCAAGACAAGGGTGTTTGTCAATGCAAAATCGATAGGAACAGACCCAAAGTATTGGAAGAATCAAAACGAGTTCCAACCTGAGAGATTCTTGGATAGTTCAGTCGATTTTAGAGGACAACACTTCGAGTTGTTACCATTTGGAGCTGGTCGTAGAGGTTGCCCTGGAATGAACTTTGCAATCCTGATAATAGAGCTTGCACTAGCAAATCTCTTGCATCGTTTTGATTGGGAATTGCCTCACGGGATAAGAAGACAAGATTTGGATATGGAAGAAGCAATTGGTCTTTCAATGCACAAAAAAGTTCCTCTTTGCCTTGTAGCTAATCCTGTGGCTTTATAG
- the LOC142633000 gene encoding uncharacterized protein LOC142633000: MDSSSMSSSGSLIKRAPTRCFCSEKPVLVISWTPENPGRRFYECPNFWVRYNGFYLALGCQARRKCKFFLWRDDEICECGKVLIPKQRQWILTLEAVIAGYMKREKRLLICLGLSLVISGMLLCWLLLLVG, translated from the exons ATGGATTCAAGTTCGATGTCATCAAGTGGAAGCTTGATAAAAAGGGCCCCAACCCGATGCTTCTGCTCTGAGAAACCTGTTTTGGTTATTTCGTGGACACCTGAGAACCCTGGAAGAAGGTTTTACGAGTGTCCAAATTTCTGGGTAAG ATATAATGGGTTTTATTTGGCTCTTGGGTGTCAAGCTAGACGCAAGTGTAAATTTTTTCTGTGGCGTGATGATGAAATCTGCGAGTGTGGCAAGGTGCTAATTCCAAAGCAAAGGCAATGGATTTTGACCCTTGAAGCTGTCATTGCAGGCTAcatgaagagagagaagaggctGCTCATCTGCTTGGGGCTATCTCTAGTGATAAGTGGGATGCTACTCTGTTGGTTGCTTCTTTTGGTTGGCTAA